A genome region from Triticum aestivum cultivar Chinese Spring chromosome 2B, IWGSC CS RefSeq v2.1, whole genome shotgun sequence includes the following:
- the LOC123040883 gene encoding indole-2-monooxygenase: MAHHLVAVHHLMHETPLQAVLLLLLLLLLRFATISSSKKQANRKRLPPSPPGLPVIGHLHLGRDHVSLCNLAKKHSSDDGFMLLRRGAVPHLIVSSPRAARAIMRTHDHLFASRPTSMVAHELLYGPMDVVFAPYGEHWRMARKLVAAHLLSVKKIQSYRLARQQEVSLVMAVIRESAAASTMIDMGEMMNTFVNDMVCRALSGKFTMKEGRNKIFRELIEANSALFASFNLEDCFPRLAWLTRSNVCNNAKKVNRRWDDLLEKMIQDHEKRTLLPPHDKQDGKQEEESDFIDVLLSVRQQKDYDGITREQIKAILMDMFAAGTDTSSFVLEVAMAEIMCNPRVMTKLQAEVRNSTPKGQDMVEEENLANMTYLKAVVKETLRLHPPLPLLIPHLSMAESEVDVARYTVPSGAWVMVNSWAINRDPEWWQKPEEFLPERFMEGGSASAVDFRGNDFQFLPFGAGRRICPGINFGLATIEIMLANLVYSHDWELSSATGKKGIDMTEVFRLSVRRKEKLMLVPKNRSSV; this comes from the exons ATGGCGCATCACTTAGTTGCAGTACACCACCTCATGCATGAGACGCCTCTACAAGCAGTGCTACTTCTATTGCTACTACTGCTACTGCGCTTCGCCACAATTAGTAGCAGCAAGAAGCAGGCCAATAGAAAGCGTCTCCCTCCTTCCCCTCCAGGCCTCCCTGTGATAGGCCACTTGCACCTGGGCCGAGATCACGTCTCATTATGCAACCTCGCCAAGAAGCACAGCTCGGACGACGGCTTCATGCTCCTCCGCCGCGGCGCCGTCCCGCACCTCATCGTGTCGTCCCCACGCGCCGCCAGGGCGATCATGCGGACGCATGACCACCTGTTCGCGTCGCGGCCAACATCCATGGTCGCCCACGAGCTCCTGTATGGGCCGATGGACGTCGTCTTCGCCCCCTACGGTGAGCACTGGCGGATGGCGAGGAAGCTCGTCGCGGCGCACCTGCTCAGCGTCAAGAAGATCCAATCGTACCGCCTCGCCCGTCAGCAAGAG GTGAGCCTGGTGATGGCCGTGATACGAGAGTCGGCGGCTGCGAGCACGATGATCGACATGGGTGAGATGATGAACACCTTTGTGAATGACATGGTGTGTCGCGCCTTGTCCGGGAAGTTCACCATGAAAGAAGGCCGGAACAAGATATTCAGAGAGCTGATCGAGGCGAACTCAGCTCTCTTTGCGAGTTTCAACCTGGAAGACTGCTTCCCAAGGTTAGCATGGCTCACTAGATCTAATGTTTGTAACAATGCCAAGAAGGTGAATAGAAGGTGGGACGATCTGCTCGAAAAGATGATACAAGACCACGAGAAACGAACATTGTTGCCACCACATGACAAACAAGATGGCAAACAGGAAGAGGAGAGTGACTTCATTGATGTACTTCTATCGGTTCGGCAGCAGAAAGACTATGATGGTATCACCAGAGAGCAAATCAAGGCCATCTTAATG GACATGTTTGCTGCGGGCACGGACACATCGTCCTTCGTCTTGGAGGTAGCTATGGCTGAGATCATGTGCAACCCTCGGGTGATGACTAAGCTACAAGCCGAGGTGAGAAACAGCACACCGAAGGGGCAAGACATGGTCGAGGAAGAGAACTTAGCCAACATGACATATTTGAAGGCAGTGGTGAAGGAGACGCTTAGGCTGCACCCGCCGCTACCGCTCCTCATCCCTCACCTTTCCATGGCAGAGAGCGAAGTCGACGTCGCTAGATACACGGTCCCTTCTGGAGCATGGGTCATGGTGAACTCATGGGCTATCAACAGAGACCCCGAGTGGTGGCAGAAGCCGGAGGAGTTCCTGCCAGAAAGGTTCATGGAGGGTGGTAGCGCCTCGGCGGTGGACTTCAGGGGGAACGACTTTCAGTTTTTGCCGTTCGGAGCTGGCAGGAGGATCTGCCCTGGTATCAACTTCGGGCTGGCGACCATCGAGATCATGCTGGCAAACCTTGTGTACAGTCACGACTGGGAGCTGTCGTCCGCCACGGGCAAGAAGGGTATTGACATGACAGAAGTGTTTCGCTTGAGTGTCCGACGGAAGGAGAAACTGATGCTTGTTCCCAAGAACCGCTCAAGTGTGTGA